A single region of the Nocardioides ochotonae genome encodes:
- a CDS encoding tape measure protein, whose translation MAIELGAAYISILPSTNKLASGVRSELSSIGKQGLGAGQTLGAGLLKGAKAAVGVAGLAATVVGGAALKGGISRLLDIEDAQAKLRGLGHDGKSIQKIMDSALGSVKGTAFGLGEAATTAAGAVAAGIEPGKELTNYLMAVADAATIAGVPMAEMGSILNKTTTQGRAYTMELNQLADRGIPIFQWLADEYGVTSDALREMVADGKVDAATFRKVITKNIGGAALESGETTRGAYKNMMAALGRIGANFLEGAGFGQAKDVFKGLTDLMAPIEGTAARIGTAVGTHVNGAVDKVKASLADGGGVDLSGLVGSFATIGTALGNAWGKLSPVLSSLGSELFATLGDGVSKIADIWTTKFAPALADLIPIVTPIAQFFLKVFGSAVIGVINGIIQGFGGLMTVVAGVVSVISGLLHGDFSKAWQGIKDIVKGAINFVIGLIRVWWNIGIINIFKKGALKLLGSWKGAWTALKKVPGLALKLAGKAVSLAIRLLWHILKNGVKNIGKIWKGMGKLLSKVTKAIWNGIKNLFVKAWEGIKFYIKAGLLKLKDLWNKGLSKIKDVASNIWDKIKSGVTGMFDKVRSAFSNGVEAIRNIWNGIKDAARKPVEFVVNTVWNNGLRKVINAIPGVGDLPTITFARGGYTGPGAKFAPAGIVHADEFVIRKEARRRFERDFPGALDYLNRYGTLPGLAGGGLLSSIRDFGSKVFGTDKDDKKDKKGGRLKKWLGVITKLKDLISGFDLSGLTGAWGDLIRPAIQSLANSAVAYVNRLIPDWGPIPDNPIPQIFDNGGILEPGALAFNASRKPEAVFNHRQFAAFAEANNARPRRVELVVGDRRFDAYMREVAEDTYHGETAYAGTTRRMMR comes from the coding sequence GTGGCTATCGAACTAGGAGCCGCGTATATCTCAATCCTGCCTAGCACGAACAAACTGGCCTCGGGCGTCCGTTCCGAACTGAGCTCGATCGGTAAGCAAGGCCTCGGCGCGGGACAGACCCTGGGCGCTGGGCTGCTCAAGGGTGCGAAGGCTGCCGTCGGCGTGGCCGGTCTGGCTGCCACTGTCGTCGGCGGCGCGGCCCTCAAGGGCGGTATTTCGCGCCTGCTGGATATCGAGGACGCGCAAGCCAAGCTCCGCGGGCTGGGCCACGATGGGAAGTCCATCCAGAAGATCATGGACTCCGCCCTCGGGTCGGTTAAGGGCACGGCGTTCGGCCTGGGTGAGGCTGCCACCACCGCAGCGGGCGCGGTCGCCGCTGGGATCGAGCCCGGTAAGGAACTGACCAACTACCTGATGGCGGTCGCCGACGCCGCAACCATCGCTGGCGTGCCTATGGCCGAGATGGGGTCGATCCTTAACAAGACGACCACACAGGGTCGCGCCTACACGATGGAACTAAACCAACTGGCGGACCGCGGCATCCCGATCTTCCAGTGGCTGGCCGATGAGTACGGCGTAACGTCCGACGCCCTGCGCGAGATGGTCGCCGACGGCAAGGTCGACGCGGCGACGTTCCGCAAGGTCATCACTAAGAACATCGGCGGCGCGGCGCTTGAGTCCGGCGAAACGACGCGGGGCGCGTATAAGAACATGATGGCCGCCCTGGGTCGTATCGGGGCTAACTTCCTCGAGGGCGCAGGCTTCGGTCAGGCCAAGGACGTATTCAAGGGTCTGACCGACCTAATGGCCCCGATCGAGGGCACGGCGGCCCGCATCGGCACTGCGGTCGGCACGCACGTAAACGGCGCGGTCGACAAGGTGAAGGCGTCCCTGGCCGACGGTGGCGGCGTTGACCTGTCTGGCCTCGTCGGGTCGTTTGCCACGATCGGGACCGCCCTGGGCAACGCCTGGGGCAAGTTGTCGCCGGTCCTGTCGTCCCTGGGATCCGAACTGTTTGCCACCCTGGGCGACGGCGTTTCGAAGATCGCCGATATCTGGACGACAAAGTTTGCCCCTGCCCTGGCGGACCTAATTCCGATCGTTACGCCTATCGCGCAGTTCTTCCTCAAGGTATTCGGCAGTGCGGTAATCGGGGTCATTAACGGCATTATCCAGGGCTTTGGCGGTTTGATGACCGTTGTGGCCGGCGTTGTGTCGGTCATTTCCGGCCTGCTGCACGGCGATTTCAGTAAGGCCTGGCAGGGAATCAAGGACATTGTTAAGGGTGCCATTAACTTTGTCATCGGACTCATTAGGGTCTGGTGGAATATCGGCATCATTAACATTTTCAAGAAGGGCGCACTCAAGCTCCTGGGTTCCTGGAAGGGCGCATGGACGGCGCTAAAGAAGGTCCCCGGTCTGGCCCTGAAGTTGGCCGGGAAGGCGGTTTCGCTCGCTATTCGCCTGCTGTGGCACATTCTGAAGAATGGCGTCAAGAATATCGGTAAGATTTGGAAGGGAATGGGGAAGCTCCTTTCCAAGGTTACCAAGGCGATTTGGAACGGCATTAAGAACCTTTTCGTAAAGGCCTGGGAAGGTATCAAGTTCTATATCAAGGCCGGGCTTTTGAAGCTGAAGGACCTGTGGAACAAGGGACTGTCCAAGATTAAGGACGTCGCGTCTAATATCTGGGACAAGATCAAGTCCGGCGTTACGGGAATGTTCGACAAGGTTCGATCCGCCTTTAGCAACGGGGTCGAGGCCATTCGGAATATCTGGAATGGGATCAAGGACGCCGCCCGCAAGCCGGTCGAGTTCGTCGTTAACACGGTCTGGAATAACGGACTGCGAAAGGTCATTAACGCCATTCCTGGCGTTGGTGACCTGCCGACGATTACCTTCGCCCGCGGTGGTTACACCGGACCCGGCGCTAAGTTCGCCCCTGCTGGAATTGTCCACGCCGACGAGTTCGTTATCCGAAAGGAAGCGCGCCGTCGGTTTGAGCGCGACTTCCCCGGTGCCCTGGATTACCTTAACCGATACGGAACGCTGCCCGGTCTTGCGGGTGGTGGTCTTTTGTCCAGTATCCGCGATTTCGGATCCAAGGTATTCGGCACCGACAAGGACGACAAGAAGGACAAGAAGGGCGGGCGACTCAAGAAGTGGCTCGGCGTTATCACGAAGCTTAAGGACCTGATTTCCGGTTTTGACCTTAGTGGGCTGACCGGCGCGTGGGGCGATCTGATCCGCCCCGCGATTCAGTCCCTGGCTAATAGTGCCGTCGCCTACGTTAACCGTCTGATCCCTGATTGGGGTCCGATTCCCGATAACCCGATCCCGCAGATTTTTGACAATGGCGGGATCTTGGAGCCCGGCGCGCTTGCCTTTAACGCGAGCCGCAAGCCCGAGGCCGTATTCAACCATCGGCAGTTTGCGGCGTTCGCTGAGGCGAACAACGCCCGGCCCCGCCGCGTCGAGCTGGTCGTCGGCGATCGGCGATTTGACGCCTATATGCGTGAGGTCGCCGAGGACACCTACCACGGCGAAACTGCCTACGCCGGTACCACTAGGAGGATGATGCGATGA
- a CDS encoding DNRLRE domain-containing protein, with translation MSSVTVRSGFDTHAAKRKEGRNFAGAKSLELRPAEAVGFVYFRSPVPQGATVTKATLRVYARGASKGPSRTVSVHRVSESWKQRQVTWNRRPDVTGSPAVSAALGNLRDGRAITVDVTSIVQAWANGAPNYGVRLSLSAVDDADRLLRLYSFNTGKRPTLEVSWSDRPATPTDLRPAGGIVSTTHPTLRFDYLDVGGNTRLSAVQVEIRDPDTGDTWTSPVTETRAAELDLSETDFGGFGSTGLEWRVRARDGAGLWSTNWSDWSDEVTYEALTPPTIISPADGVVWETTPPIVWEPHDGQVRYQVIVRDEGGDKVYDSGEIPSDDVVHNIRTPLSDDQTYRVVVRVWDARLRVETPGAPAHASSPAVSFAVQVDDTIPAPTDLTCAPPYRGAPYVELRWTRPDTPDNWTIYRDGRALAVEVLPEETIQDDGATFVWRDYSAQPHTAHRYYVRPNVNNRLGNRSAVVTTTMGTEGLWLVNTETGASVCLFGDDDGSWSMPEESSVYTPVGGSRPIRIVSAMRGLEGNLSGDLMDGFGRTCAEWQADLMAIKGDPTAVLRLVAGDVNIPVLVGNIAMSPSPKSRAGQSLMSVTFDFWQTGELPFKIK, from the coding sequence ATGAGTAGCGTGACCGTTAGGTCAGGCTTTGATACGCACGCCGCTAAGCGAAAGGAGGGGCGCAATTTTGCGGGGGCGAAGTCCCTGGAACTGCGCCCCGCTGAGGCCGTCGGTTTCGTCTACTTCCGGTCGCCGGTGCCGCAGGGCGCGACTGTCACGAAGGCGACCCTGCGCGTGTATGCGCGCGGGGCGTCTAAGGGTCCGTCGCGCACCGTGAGTGTTCACCGCGTGTCTGAGTCGTGGAAGCAACGGCAGGTCACCTGGAATCGTCGCCCTGACGTGACCGGGTCGCCTGCCGTTAGTGCGGCCCTGGGCAACCTGCGCGACGGGCGGGCGATCACGGTCGACGTCACGAGCATTGTCCAGGCCTGGGCGAACGGCGCGCCTAACTACGGCGTCCGCCTGTCCCTGTCCGCGGTCGACGACGCTGACCGCCTGCTGCGCCTGTATTCGTTCAACACCGGCAAGCGTCCGACGCTGGAGGTGTCGTGGTCGGACCGTCCCGCGACCCCGACCGACCTGCGCCCTGCTGGCGGCATCGTGTCCACGACGCACCCGACGCTCCGGTTTGACTACCTGGACGTCGGTGGTAACACGCGCCTGTCTGCGGTCCAGGTGGAGATCCGCGACCCTGACACCGGCGACACCTGGACGTCGCCTGTGACTGAGACGCGCGCCGCCGAGCTGGACCTGTCCGAGACCGACTTCGGTGGTTTCGGATCGACGGGGCTGGAATGGCGGGTGCGCGCCCGTGACGGCGCGGGGCTGTGGTCTACCAACTGGTCGGACTGGTCCGACGAGGTCACCTATGAGGCCCTGACCCCGCCGACGATCATTAGCCCTGCCGACGGCGTCGTGTGGGAAACCACCCCGCCGATCGTGTGGGAGCCCCACGACGGGCAGGTGCGTTATCAGGTCATCGTGCGCGATGAGGGCGGCGACAAGGTCTACGACTCCGGTGAGATTCCGAGCGACGACGTGGTGCATAACATCCGCACCCCACTGTCCGACGATCAGACCTACAGGGTGGTCGTGCGGGTCTGGGACGCGCGGCTCCGCGTGGAGACCCCTGGCGCACCTGCGCACGCCTCCAGCCCTGCTGTGTCGTTCGCCGTCCAGGTCGACGACACGATCCCGGCCCCGACCGACCTGACCTGTGCCCCGCCCTACCGCGGCGCGCCGTACGTCGAGCTGCGCTGGACGCGGCCCGACACCCCCGACAACTGGACGATCTACCGCGACGGTCGAGCCCTGGCCGTGGAAGTCCTGCCTGAGGAGACGATCCAGGACGACGGTGCGACGTTCGTCTGGCGCGACTATTCGGCGCAGCCGCACACCGCGCACCGCTATTACGTCCGCCCGAACGTAAACAACCGATTGGGCAACCGGAGCGCAGTCGTCACGACGACGATGGGCACCGAGGGACTCTGGCTGGTCAACACCGAAACCGGCGCGTCGGTCTGTCTGTTCGGCGACGACGACGGGTCCTGGTCGATGCCTGAGGAGTCCTCGGTCTATACCCCCGTCGGGGGTAGTCGCCCTATCCGCATCGTGTCTGCCATGCGTGGACTTGAGGGCAACCTGAGCGGCGACCTTATGGACGGTTTCGGGCGGACCTGCGCCGAATGGCAGGCCGACCTAATGGCGATTAAGGGCGACCCGACTGCCGTCCTGCGGCTGGTCGCGGGTGACGTCAATATCCCGGTACTGGTCGGAAACATCGCCATGTCGCCTAGCCCGAAGTCGCGGGCTGGGCAGTCCCTCATGTCCGTCACGTTCGACTTCTGGCAGACCGGAGAACTGCCGTTCAAGATCAAGTAA
- a CDS encoding phage portal protein, giving the protein MAVAIDLSTLRLTDDEADLIAEHLHTLARLRMGNLMRAAYYDGRQRVRHLGIAIPPALRNIEVVVGWPGTAVDALEERLDFQGWTSTSGGDLFGLDEIFEDNGLAIDGALGHLDALIYGASFVILGAAYDDEPSPLITVESPLRVTGEWSGRLRRLTSAVSIDEVTDAGDPQTITLYRPDYNVTATYRSGVWHVEDTEGRPGRDPHRLGRVQVVPLVNRPRASRPWGRSEITRAVRSTTDQAVRTLLGMEVNREFYSAPQRYALGADESSFADADGNLRTGWELVMGRMLALPRDEDGELPQVGEFNAASPAPYLEQVRGLAQLLAAEAAIPATYLGFISDNPASADAIRAAEARLIKRAERRQVTFGRAWREVARLALLIREGHVPDGFNEVGVKWRDAATPTRAAAADEAVKLVAADILPADSEVTYDRLGLTPLEKRVLAADKRRARPAVTVAAPVAPTPAQAGLEDTDDDADPAA; this is encoded by the coding sequence GTGGCCGTCGCTATCGACCTGTCGACCCTGCGCCTCACCGACGATGAGGCCGACCTGATTGCTGAGCACCTGCACACCCTGGCGCGCCTGCGTATGGGGAACCTGATGCGCGCCGCCTACTACGACGGAAGGCAGCGGGTCCGGCACCTGGGCATCGCAATCCCGCCCGCCCTGCGCAACATCGAGGTTGTCGTCGGCTGGCCCGGTACCGCCGTGGACGCCCTCGAGGAGCGCCTGGACTTTCAAGGCTGGACCTCGACGTCGGGCGGCGACCTGTTCGGTCTGGACGAGATCTTCGAGGACAACGGGCTGGCGATCGACGGTGCGCTGGGCCACCTGGACGCGCTGATCTACGGCGCGTCGTTCGTCATCCTGGGCGCTGCCTACGACGATGAGCCGAGCCCCCTCATTACCGTCGAGTCGCCCCTGCGCGTTACCGGCGAATGGTCTGGCCGGCTGCGCCGCCTGACGTCCGCCGTGTCGATCGACGAGGTTACCGACGCGGGCGACCCGCAGACCATCACCCTGTACCGGCCCGACTACAACGTGACCGCGACGTACCGCAGCGGCGTATGGCACGTCGAGGACACCGAAGGCCGGCCCGGTCGTGACCCGCACCGGCTGGGACGGGTCCAGGTCGTGCCCCTGGTCAACCGTCCGCGCGCGTCCCGGCCCTGGGGGCGCTCGGAGATCACCCGCGCAGTCCGGTCGACCACCGATCAGGCCGTGCGGACGTTGCTCGGCATGGAGGTCAACCGGGAGTTCTACAGTGCCCCGCAGCGGTACGCCCTGGGTGCCGATGAGTCGTCCTTCGCCGACGCGGATGGCAACCTGCGCACCGGCTGGGAGCTGGTCATGGGCCGGATGCTGGCCCTGCCCCGCGACGAGGACGGCGAACTGCCGCAGGTCGGCGAGTTCAACGCTGCCAGTCCCGCGCCCTACCTGGAACAGGTCAGGGGACTGGCGCAGTTGCTGGCCGCTGAGGCTGCGATCCCGGCGACTTACCTGGGCTTCATTTCCGACAACCCTGCCAGTGCCGACGCGATCCGCGCCGCTGAGGCGCGCCTGATTAAGCGCGCTGAGCGTCGACAGGTCACCTTCGGGCGTGCGTGGCGTGAGGTCGCCCGCCTGGCGCTGCTGATCCGTGAGGGACACGTCCCCGATGGTTTCAACGAGGTCGGTGTCAAGTGGCGCGACGCTGCGACCCCGACCCGTGCCGCTGCTGCCGATGAGGCCGTGAAGCTGGTCGCCGCGGACATCCTTCCGGCTGATTCTGAGGTCACCTACGACCGCCTGGGCCTGACCCCGCTGGAGAAGCGGGTCCTGGCCGCGGACAAGCGGCGCGCGCGCCCCGCGGTGACCGTCGCGGCCCCGGTCGCGCCGACCCCGGCGCAGGCAGGGCTCGAGGACACCGACGACGACGCGGATCCCGCCGCGTGA
- a CDS encoding N-acetylmuramoyl-L-alanine amidase: protein MAYKYLPADLPKRLRAAGLTVVEVDGWRTRGRPASTGAHAPVGVLCHHTATGRSVSDTAVVALLKNGRSDLAGPLAHFGLSRNGTVYMIAAGRANHAGKAKASGSVSGGDGNALYVGIEAFNDGVGEPWPSAQYEAYVTLCAVLCLHVTGNSAKTVRGHRETSVTGKIDPTFDMAKFRDRVAARMGELRAPADTRPAVSLERVKRAAQTPAWRRALTGKRVLADRRRVRAALKAEGCATFAEWQRRLGYTGADADGIPGRASLTALGDRQGFRVVP, encoded by the coding sequence ATGGCATACAAGTATCTGCCCGCCGACCTGCCTAAGCGACTGCGCGCGGCGGGTCTGACGGTAGTTGAGGTCGACGGGTGGCGCACCCGCGGACGACCCGCCTCGACCGGCGCACATGCCCCTGTCGGCGTCCTGTGCCACCACACCGCGACCGGTCGGTCAGTGTCCGACACCGCAGTAGTGGCGCTGCTCAAGAATGGCCGGTCGGACCTGGCCGGCCCCCTGGCGCACTTTGGTCTGTCCCGTAACGGAACGGTCTACATGATCGCCGCGGGGCGTGCCAATCACGCCGGGAAGGCGAAGGCGTCGGGCAGCGTGTCCGGTGGCGATGGTAACGCCCTCTATGTCGGCATCGAGGCGTTTAACGACGGCGTCGGTGAGCCCTGGCCGTCGGCGCAGTACGAGGCCTACGTGACCCTGTGCGCTGTCCTGTGTCTGCACGTCACGGGCAACTCCGCTAAGACGGTGCGCGGGCACCGCGAGACGTCGGTAACCGGCAAGATCGACCCGACGTTTGATATGGCGAAGTTCCGCGACCGGGTCGCCGCGCGGATGGGTGAACTGCGCGCCCCTGCTGACACCCGCCCCGCCGTGTCGCTCGAGCGGGTCAAGCGTGCCGCGCAAACCCCCGCATGGCGGCGCGCCCTGACCGGGAAGCGCGTCCTGGCCGATCGTCGCCGCGTACGCGCGGCCCTCAAGGCCGAGGGCTGCGCGACGTTCGCCGAATGGCAGCGGCGCCTCGGCTACACCGGTGCCGACGCCGACGGGATCCCTGGCCGTGCGTCCCTGACCGCCCTGGGCGACCGTCAGGGCTTCAGGGTCGTGCCGTGA
- a CDS encoding Gp19/Gp15/Gp42 family protein — MALLWSTVSDVSDRWIGDPVPATPAQIETLLGDAEDLIVREFPDMPDRIEAGAVPLARVRRVAARVVIRHLRNPDGIRSRMEGAGPFQKNTTYGGDDPGALVLTDEDRADLGGTKSRRAYQIDMVPALPADAARPLWRSSTSWEDL, encoded by the coding sequence ATGGCCCTTCTTTGGTCGACCGTTAGCGACGTGTCAGACCGATGGATCGGCGATCCGGTGCCTGCGACGCCCGCGCAGATTGAAACGCTGCTGGGCGACGCTGAGGACCTGATCGTGCGCGAGTTCCCTGATATGCCGGACCGGATCGAGGCCGGTGCCGTGCCCCTGGCGCGCGTGCGGCGGGTCGCGGCGCGTGTCGTTATCCGGCACCTGCGCAACCCCGACGGGATCCGGTCGCGCATGGAAGGGGCGGGTCCGTTCCAGAAGAACACGACTTACGGGGGCGACGACCCCGGCGCACTGGTCCTGACCGACGAGGACCGCGCCGACCTGGGCGGTACGAAGTCGCGGCGCGCCTATCAGATCGACATGGTTCCTGCTCTGCCCGCCGACGCGGCCCGCCCGCTCTGGCGGTCGTCGACGAGCTGGGAGGACCTGTGA
- a CDS encoding phage tail tube protein: MAANVVAGKPLATGGVLIAALGTVLPTDATTALDEAFKGAGYIGEDGLTETTERSTEKVKAWGGDTVKVLQTDFAVSYQFTFLETLNGDVLRTVYGDANVTTTPATAEAGTLHAVKINGETLPHKTFVFEVKDGEARIRIVVPDGQITEVGEVTYADGEVVGYQVTVEAFVDPTLGANAVKYVDDGKKTA, from the coding sequence ATGGCTGCCAACGTTGTCGCCGGTAAGCCGCTGGCGACTGGCGGCGTCCTGATCGCCGCCCTGGGGACTGTCCTGCCGACCGACGCCACGACCGCCCTCGATGAGGCGTTTAAGGGCGCGGGCTACATCGGTGAGGACGGACTCACTGAGACCACTGAGCGATCCACGGAGAAGGTCAAGGCCTGGGGCGGCGACACCGTCAAGGTCCTCCAGACCGACTTCGCCGTGTCGTACCAGTTCACCTTCCTTGAGACGCTTAACGGCGACGTCCTGCGCACCGTCTACGGCGACGCGAACGTGACCACCACCCCGGCGACCGCTGAGGCGGGCACCCTGCACGCCGTCAAGATCAACGGCGAGACCCTGCCGCACAAGACCTTCGTCTTCGAGGTCAAGGACGGCGAGGCCCGTATCCGCATCGTCGTCCCTGACGGGCAGATCACTGAGGTCGGTGAGGTCACCTACGCCGACGGTGAGGTCGTCGGCTATCAGGTGACCGTCGAGGCGTTCGTCGACCCGACCCTGGGCGCTAACGCCGTCAAGTATGTCGACGACGGTAAGAAGACCGCCTGA
- a CDS encoding deoxynucleotide monophosphate kinase family protein — MSLVGIVGKKRAGKDTLAGYLIPHGYTRFAFADPLKVALLATNPLYKGGQRLGDLIDSTGWETAKALPEVRRLLQEFGGAVRALDRDFWVRATLPHAVANGRAVVTDVRYRNEADGIRAAGGYLVRVVRPDCPTTLRTGDGQTVPLDTHDSETELDGYPVDLEVVNHTLEDLEAAAATILARAA, encoded by the coding sequence ATGTCCCTAGTCGGAATCGTCGGCAAGAAGCGCGCCGGGAAGGACACCCTGGCCGGCTACCTGATCCCGCACGGTTACACCCGGTTTGCTTTCGCTGACCCCCTCAAGGTCGCGCTACTGGCGACTAACCCCCTTTACAAGGGCGGGCAGCGGCTGGGCGACCTGATCGACTCCACTGGCTGGGAGACCGCGAAGGCCCTGCCTGAGGTACGTCGGCTGCTACAGGAGTTCGGCGGCGCGGTCCGCGCGCTTGACCGCGACTTCTGGGTGCGCGCCACGCTGCCGCACGCCGTGGCGAACGGTCGCGCGGTCGTTACCGACGTGAGGTACCGAAACGAGGCCGACGGGATCCGCGCGGCGGGCGGCTACCTAGTCCGCGTCGTACGCCCTGACTGCCCGACCACCTTGCGCACCGGCGACGGGCAGACCGTCCCGCTGGACACGCACGATTCTGAGACTGAGCTCGATGGATACCCCGTGGACCTTGAGGTCGTAAACCACACCCTTGAGGACCTCGAGGCCGCGGCTGCGACGATCCTGGCGCGCGCCGCCTGA
- a CDS encoding recombination directionality factor — protein sequence MAGLRIFGDADTATTAPKRRTDDVVGRFRSGYVANNMPVALSDWRVTTGDPEVAERVAELLNGDEPQTWDATGEDNLEVFTKSTSVEVILDGPRALRQAMVLYGRKGILRVSDGETITYPEEDKGKPDPQAGQSLQERKDAARAGTGAEPRIELFFRLADAPDLGVFKFQSGSWSLARDLAYFGTEDELADYDGPVRATLALEPVSFVAKSGPRAGQNVSYTKPVIKILGDA from the coding sequence ATGGCTGGTCTTCGTATCTTTGGCGACGCTGACACCGCTACCACCGCGCCTAAGCGGCGTACTGATGACGTCGTGGGCCGGTTCCGTTCGGGCTACGTGGCTAACAACATGCCGGTTGCCCTGTCCGACTGGCGCGTGACCACGGGTGACCCTGAGGTCGCCGAGCGCGTGGCTGAGCTCCTCAACGGCGATGAGCCGCAGACCTGGGACGCGACCGGTGAGGACAACCTCGAGGTCTTTACGAAGTCGACGTCGGTTGAGGTCATCCTCGACGGCCCGCGCGCACTGCGGCAGGCGATGGTCCTCTACGGGCGTAAGGGCATCCTCCGCGTGTCCGACGGCGAAACGATCACCTACCCCGAGGAGGACAAGGGCAAGCCTGACCCGCAGGCCGGACAGTCGCTCCAGGAGCGCAAGGACGCCGCCCGCGCAGGCACCGGCGCGGAGCCGCGGATCGAGCTGTTCTTCCGGCTGGCCGACGCCCCCGACCTGGGCGTATTCAAGTTCCAGTCGGGGTCCTGGTCCCTGGCCCGCGACCTTGCCTACTTTGGCACCGAGGACGAGCTGGCCGACTACGACGGACCGGTGCGCGCGACCCTGGCCCTGGAGCCGGTTTCTTTCGTGGCTAAGTCTGGTCCCCGCGCGGGTCAGAACGTGTCCTACACGAAGCCGGTTATCAAGATCCTGGGCGACGCATGA
- a CDS encoding DNA adenine methylase produces the protein MRYQGGKHRLAKELGRIIIERAAGRSTYVEPFVGGASVLAQVAPHFRRVVAADAQEDLILMWRAVQDGWIPPTTMPSVEDYWAMRDDPTPSPLRAFTGFGCSFGGGWFAGYARSNTLREDFAMAAHRGILRKAANFPHAEFRHCDYRLLGDVIGPDAVVYCDPPYAGTRTYKGTPSAGFDHDMFWRVAARWSEAGAVVLVSEYAAPDHWVPIWSKTRHVDFCLDNKGHKAVERLYVHPAHLTAADREAA, from the coding sequence GTGAGGTATCAGGGCGGCAAGCATCGGCTCGCTAAGGAGCTGGGACGCATCATCATCGAACGTGCCGCGGGCCGGTCGACCTACGTCGAGCCCTTTGTCGGAGGCGCGTCGGTCCTGGCGCAGGTCGCACCCCATTTCCGCCGTGTCGTCGCCGCGGACGCGCAGGAGGACCTGATCCTCATGTGGCGCGCCGTCCAGGACGGCTGGATCCCGCCGACCACGATGCCCTCGGTGGAGGACTACTGGGCCATGCGCGACGACCCGACCCCGTCGCCGCTGCGCGCGTTCACCGGTTTCGGTTGCTCGTTCGGGGGCGGCTGGTTCGCCGGTTACGCACGGTCCAACACGCTCCGTGAGGACTTCGCTATGGCCGCGCACCGCGGGATCCTGCGCAAGGCCGCCAACTTCCCACACGCGGAGTTCCGGCACTGCGACTACAGGCTCCTGGGCGACGTCATCGGCCCCGACGCGGTCGTCTACTGCGACCCGCCGTACGCCGGGACGCGCACCTACAAGGGCACCCCGTCCGCGGGCTTTGACCACGACATGTTCTGGCGCGTCGCCGCCCGGTGGTCTGAGGCCGGCGCGGTGGTCCTGGTGTCTGAGTACGCCGCGCCGGATCACTGGGTGCCGATCTGGTCTAAGACCCGCCATGTCGACTTCTGTCTGGATAACAAGGGTCACAAGGCCGTCGAGCGCCTGTACGTCCACCCTGCCCACCTGACTGCCGCCGACCGGGAGGCCGCGTGA
- a CDS encoding phage major capsid protein produces MAEKMHRGDAPAAILPKEVSAEIWQDAQEQSAVMSLCNRINLPGVGISVPMITGDPAADWAGETDEIAVGDAAVDFREMKGHKIGVIETFSKEFRRDLPALYEELRRRLPGTIAAKFDATVFHAENGTGPVNGTTFDSLKAKVTQEAGLAAATAYTDLVEIDGLVSAANGTVTGFALAPKARGILLSATDGNERPLLLNDVAREGSVNSLLGVPVKRVGAVYAPADDGAEVLGYAGEWSNAFYGVVQDIQVEVSDQATITKGGKALNLWQRDMFAVKVTAHLGFMVRKGREDRFVRITGASA; encoded by the coding sequence ATGGCTGAGAAGATGCACCGCGGCGACGCCCCTGCCGCGATCCTGCCGAAGGAGGTTTCTGCTGAGATTTGGCAGGACGCGCAGGAGCAGTCTGCCGTTATGTCGCTGTGCAACCGGATCAACCTCCCCGGCGTCGGTATTTCCGTCCCGATGATTACCGGCGACCCGGCTGCCGACTGGGCCGGTGAGACCGACGAGATCGCCGTCGGTGACGCGGCTGTGGACTTCCGCGAGATGAAGGGCCACAAGATTGGCGTCATCGAGACCTTTAGCAAGGAGTTCCGCCGCGACCTGCCCGCCCTCTACGAGGAGCTGCGCCGTCGCCTGCCGGGCACCATCGCCGCGAAGTTTGACGCCACTGTGTTCCACGCCGAGAACGGCACTGGCCCGGTTAACGGGACCACCTTTGACAGCCTCAAGGCGAAGGTTACGCAGGAGGCCGGCCTGGCTGCTGCCACCGCGTACACCGACCTGGTCGAGATTGACGGTCTGGTGTCCGCCGCTAACGGCACCGTGACCGGTTTCGCGCTGGCCCCGAAGGCCCGCGGCATCCTCCTGTCCGCGACCGACGGCAACGAGCGTCCGCTCCTGCTCAACGACGTCGCCCGTGAGGGTTCCGTCAACTCCCTCCTCGGCGTCCCGGTCAAGCGGGTCGGCGCGGTCTACGCCCCCGCGGATGACGGGGCGGAGGTCCTCGGCTACGCCGGTGAGTGGTCGAACGCCTTCTATGGCGTTGTGCAGGATATCCAGGTCGAGGTGTCCGATCAGGCCACGATCACGAAGGGCGGTAAGGCCCTCAACCTGTGGCAGCGCGACATGTTCGCCGTCAAGGTGACCGCGCACCTGGGCTTCATGGTCCGTAAGGGCCGTGAGGACCGCTTCGTGCGGATCACTGGCGCGTCCGCCTGA